A stretch of the Pirellulales bacterium genome encodes the following:
- a CDS encoding molybdopterin-dependent oxidoreductase: MQLRITGEVDHPRQLSTADLAAIDAQFQIADVSTLDPKRRGQAVKLAGLLQYVGVKPNAIYLTLHAAADDFHASIPLAAVRDRAVLIYALDGAPLPAKAGGPLRFFIPDYSACHSADIDECANVKFVDHIELSTDRGHDNRPADETEHADLHRREGG, translated from the coding sequence ATGCAATTGCGCATTACCGGTGAGGTCGATCACCCACGCCAGCTTTCGACGGCCGACCTGGCAGCCATCGACGCGCAGTTTCAGATTGCCGACGTCAGCACGCTCGACCCGAAGCGGCGCGGCCAGGCCGTTAAGCTGGCCGGCCTGTTGCAGTACGTGGGCGTCAAGCCGAATGCAATCTACCTGACGCTGCACGCGGCGGCCGATGATTTTCACGCCAGCATTCCCCTGGCTGCGGTGCGCGATCGCGCCGTGCTGATTTATGCGCTCGACGGTGCGCCCCTGCCCGCAAAGGCTGGCGGACCGTTGCGGTTCTTCATCCCGGATTACTCCGCCTGCCACTCGGCCGACATCGACGAGTGCGCGAACGTCAAGTTCGTCGATCATATCGAACTCTCGACCGATCGCGGCCATGACAATCGCCCCGCGGACGAAACCGAACACGCCGATTTGCACCGCCGCGAAGGGGGCTAG
- a CDS encoding vitamin B12-dependent ribonucleotide reductase, translating into MIKKKPVRRFPNGLVMNAVFCPEDVADPFDTVQWEIRTAAIKGEDGDVLFEQNDCEVPTGWSQLATNVVCSKYFYGEVGTPERENSVRQLINRVSRTIADWGEKDGYFATPTDSERFYRDLSWLCLHQHGAFNSPVWFNVGLFHQYGVKGSQCNWHWDVEGQEARRPENPYEFPQGSACFIQSVDDSMEDIMELARSEAMLFKFGSGTGTDLSTLRSHREKLSGGGKPSGPLSFMRVFDQIAAVVKSGGKTRRAAKMQSLKVWHPDVMEFIECKLKEEKKARILIENGYESNFNGEAYSSILFQNANLSVRLTDDFMQAVIADKPWKTHWVTDTGRQGPTWPAREVMAKMAEGAWYCGDPGVQYDTTINHWHTCPNSGRINASNPCSEYMFLDDTACNLASINLMKFRLADGTFDVERFQAACRIFFIAQEILVDHASYPTADIARNSHMFRPLGLGYSNLGSLIMTSGLPYDSAGALGLCGAMTALLHGAANLTSVELAAAVGPFEGYPENREPMLGVMQMHRDAVEKIDDACPAYLKDAARVVWEDILTSGRLHGFRNAQATVLAPTGTISFLMDCDTTGIEPDIALVKYKQLAGGGMLKIVNQTVPLALSALGYDEPRIESIVAYIGREDTIEGGADLADEHLPIFDCAFQPRNGTRSISWRAHVRMMAAAQPFLSGAISKTVNMPRDTTPADVADAYMEGWRLGLKALAVYRDGSKESQPLSTSTEGDRAAEKQKAAPRRERLPDTRRSVTHKFSIAGHEGYITVGLYDDGRPGELFITMAKEGSTVGGLMDCFGTAVSMSLQYGVPLEVYVNKFSHTRFEPMGHTKNPDIRIAKSIVDYIFRWLGITFLPGYREANGNLAHSEAAGPAAEDSPGETKPVARTSGGPNAGAGSPKTADAASSDPKAPVAKSNGHAQVLKPHFNGNGNGHSFEAKSLLLERTDTDGGRLRVRSEQFASFQADAPSCDNCGAITVRAGNCYLCHNCGNSMGCS; encoded by the coding sequence ATGATCAAGAAGAAGCCCGTGCGCCGTTTCCCCAATGGCCTGGTGATGAACGCGGTCTTTTGCCCGGAAGACGTGGCAGATCCGTTCGACACGGTCCAGTGGGAGATCCGCACCGCCGCCATTAAGGGGGAAGATGGCGACGTGCTGTTCGAGCAGAACGATTGCGAGGTGCCCACCGGCTGGAGCCAGTTGGCCACCAACGTCGTCTGCAGCAAGTACTTTTATGGCGAGGTGGGCACCCCCGAGCGCGAGAACAGCGTCCGCCAGCTGATTAACCGCGTCAGCCGCACGATCGCCGATTGGGGCGAGAAGGACGGATACTTTGCCACGCCCACCGATAGCGAGCGGTTTTATCGCGATCTGTCGTGGCTCTGCCTGCATCAGCACGGTGCCTTCAATTCGCCCGTCTGGTTCAACGTCGGTCTGTTCCATCAATACGGTGTGAAGGGATCGCAGTGCAATTGGCACTGGGACGTCGAGGGGCAGGAAGCACGTCGCCCCGAGAACCCGTACGAGTTCCCCCAGGGCTCGGCCTGCTTCATCCAAAGCGTGGATGACAGCATGGAAGACATCATGGAACTCGCCCGCAGCGAGGCCATGCTGTTCAAGTTCGGCTCCGGTACGGGCACCGATCTGTCGACACTGCGTTCGCACCGCGAGAAGCTCTCCGGCGGCGGCAAGCCGTCGGGTCCGCTGTCGTTCATGCGGGTCTTTGACCAGATCGCGGCCGTGGTCAAGAGCGGCGGCAAGACCCGTCGCGCTGCCAAGATGCAGTCGCTCAAGGTCTGGCATCCCGATGTGATGGAGTTCATCGAGTGCAAGCTCAAGGAAGAGAAAAAGGCACGAATCCTGATCGAGAACGGCTACGAGTCGAACTTCAACGGCGAAGCCTATAGCTCGATCCTCTTCCAGAATGCCAATCTGTCGGTGCGCCTGACCGACGACTTCATGCAGGCCGTCATTGCTGACAAGCCGTGGAAGACGCACTGGGTCACCGACACCGGGCGTCAGGGCCCAACCTGGCCGGCACGCGAAGTGATGGCCAAAATGGCCGAAGGGGCCTGGTACTGCGGTGATCCTGGTGTGCAATACGACACCACGATCAACCACTGGCACACCTGCCCGAATTCGGGGCGCATCAATGCCTCGAACCCGTGTTCGGAATACATGTTCCTGGACGACACGGCGTGCAACCTGGCCAGCATCAACCTGATGAAGTTTCGCCTGGCGGATGGTACGTTCGACGTCGAGCGTTTTCAGGCCGCTTGCCGTATCTTCTTTATCGCTCAGGAAATCCTGGTCGATCACGCCAGTTATCCTACGGCGGACATTGCTCGCAACAGTCACATGTTCCGTCCGCTCGGTTTGGGCTACTCAAACCTGGGCAGCCTGATCATGACCAGTGGCCTGCCGTACGACTCGGCCGGCGCTTTGGGTTTGTGCGGTGCGATGACGGCTCTCTTGCACGGTGCCGCGAACCTGACCAGCGTCGAGCTGGCCGCCGCGGTCGGTCCGTTCGAGGGTTATCCGGAAAATCGCGAGCCGATGCTGGGTGTTATGCAGATGCATCGCGACGCGGTCGAGAAGATCGACGACGCTTGCCCCGCCTATTTGAAGGATGCCGCCCGCGTCGTGTGGGAAGACATTCTTACCAGCGGCCGTTTGCACGGTTTCCGCAATGCACAGGCCACGGTGCTCGCGCCGACCGGCACCATCAGCTTCTTGATGGATTGCGATACGACGGGCATCGAGCCCGATATCGCGCTGGTGAAGTACAAGCAGTTGGCCGGTGGTGGCATGCTGAAAATCGTCAATCAGACGGTGCCGCTGGCCCTGAGTGCGCTCGGCTATGACGAGCCGCGGATCGAGTCGATCGTTGCCTACATCGGTCGCGAAGATACGATCGAAGGGGGCGCCGACCTGGCTGACGAGCATCTGCCGATCTTCGATTGTGCGTTCCAACCGCGCAACGGTACGCGTTCGATTTCGTGGCGTGCCCACGTGCGAATGATGGCCGCGGCCCAACCGTTCCTCTCCGGTGCCATCAGCAAGACGGTCAACATGCCGCGCGATACCACGCCGGCTGACGTTGCTGATGCTTACATGGAAGGGTGGCGGCTAGGGTTGAAGGCTTTGGCCGTCTATCGCGACGGTTCGAAGGAAAGCCAGCCGCTGTCGACCAGCACCGAAGGGGATCGCGCCGCCGAAAAGCAAAAGGCTGCTCCGCGTCGCGAACGGTTGCCCGATACTCGCCGCTCGGTCACGCACAAGTTCAGCATCGCCGGGCACGAGGGGTACATCACGGTCGGTTTGTACGATGACGGCCGGCCGGGCGAACTGTTCATCACCATGGCCAAGGAAGGAAGCACCGTCGGCGGTTTGATGGATTGCTTCGGCACCGCGGTCTCGATGAGCTTGCAGTACGGCGTGCCGCTCGAAGTGTACGTGAACAAGTTCTCGCACACGCGGTTCGAGCCGATGGGGCATACCAAGAACCCCGACATCCGCATTGCGAAGAGCATCGTCGATTACATCTTCCGCTGGTTGGGGATCACGTTTCTGCCCGGTTATCGCGAGGCCAACGGCAATCTCGCCCATAGCGAGGCGGCCGGACCGGCCGCGGAGGATAGTCCCGGCGAGACCAAGCCCGTCGCCAGGACGAGCGGCGGGCCAAACGCGGGGGCAGGATCGCCCAAAACTGCCGACGCAGCCAGCTCTGATCCCAAGGCCCCCGTGGCCAAGAGCAATGGTCACGCCCAGGTTCTCAAGCCGCACTTCAACGGCAACGGAAATGGTCACAGTTTCGAGGCGAAGAGTCTGCTGCTCGAACGGACCGATACCGACGGCGGGCGGTTGCGAGTCCGCAGCGAACAGTTCGCCAGCTTCCAGGCTGACGCACCGAGCTGCGATAACTGCGGTGCCATTACGGTGCGTGCCGGCAATTGCTATCTCTGTCACAACTGCGGTAACAGCATGGGCTGCTCGTAA
- the rplU gene encoding 50S ribosomal protein L21, protein MYAIIVDGGRQYKVEEGQVVELDYRDSSAGQELRFEQVLAYGDDSGTKIGQPTLAGASVVAEVVGVSQGPKLVVQKMRRRKNSRRRTGHRQLHTKVRVSKIVV, encoded by the coding sequence ATGTACGCGATCATCGTCGACGGTGGGCGGCAATACAAAGTGGAAGAGGGTCAGGTCGTCGAGCTCGACTATCGTGACTCAAGTGCCGGCCAGGAGCTGCGATTCGAGCAGGTTTTGGCCTATGGCGACGATTCCGGCACCAAGATCGGGCAGCCCACGCTGGCCGGTGCCAGCGTCGTGGCCGAGGTCGTCGGCGTCTCGCAGGGGCCGAAGCTGGTCGTGCAGAAGATGCGTCGCCGCAAGAACTCGCGCCGTCGCACGGGCCACCGCCAGTTGCACACCAAGGTTCGCGTGAGCAAGATCGTCGTCTAA